Genomic segment of Rickettsiella endosymbiont of Xylota segnis:
GCTTTCCATCATCGGTTTGCTGCCACAATTAATGAATCAGTTGAATATCAACGCTGCAGAAGTGGGGTTGCTTATTAGTGCCTACGCCCTCGTTGTTACGATAACAGGACCTTTCATTACTCTATTAATGTTAGGTTTGAATAAGAAGTTGGTTTTGCTGAGCATTATGTTGCTGTTTGTTATTTCAAATCTAGTTTATGCCTATACAAGGGATTACCATACGATGATGCTGTTTCGCGTGCTACCCGCACTGATGCACGCCCCCTTCTTCGCAGTAACATTGGTAGTAGCTGCAAACATAGTTGCACCGCAATATCAAGCTAGCGCCACTGCCAAAGTATTTGCTGGAATAGCAGTTGGTTTGGTTTTGGGCGTACCCTTAAGCGCGTTTATTGCAGTACATGCTTCATTGACTTTTGCATTTCTTTTTGGTGCCGTGGCTAACGGCTTGGCCTTAATGAGCATTTTGTTGCTAATGCCTTCCATGCCGATTGCCGAGAGAATATCTTTTGGCAAACAGCTAAGTATTCTGCGTAAAGGTAGATTGTGGTTAACAATTTCCACAGTAGTATTTGTCTTCGCAGCAATGTTTTCATCCTATAGTTTCATTGCGAAATATCTCCATGATATTACCAATATGAATGGCACATGGATCAGTATAATGCTAATGGTGTTTGGGGTCTTCGGAATTTTAGGAAATTTTCTCTTCAGTGCATTATTACAGAAGAACGTTGACTTCACTGTGATCTTCTATCCGATTCTTTATATTGGTGTGTATTTGCTTATTTACAGTTTTGGTTTTTCTTTTTCGTTGATGATTGGTTTGACCATGCTATGGGGATTATTACATTCGGCTGGTCTGATAGTTAGCCAAACGTGGCTAGCAGGTGAAGCACAGGAAACACCTGAGTTTGCAAATAGTTTGTTTGTTTCTTTTTCTAATCTCGGAATTACAGTGGGCACAGCTATAGCAGGTTGGTTCATTATACACTTTGGAACACATAACTTAGTTTGGGTTGGTATTCTATTCGCAGGGTTAGCATTTTTTAGCATACTCTCCAAGATCTTTATTATGTCTAGAGCCAGGTATCAGTCGCCAAATTAATTCCTAGGATATATTTTGCTTTTTGTTCTGACTTTAGAAATAAATTTTTACTTTATTAAATTAAATAAGGTTTGCAAGGAAAATTCTACTGCTGCATAACGGATAATTAACCGATCACCCGAATAATATTGGCATTCAGTTTTGCTGAAAACGTTTTTATGAATCCAAGCAGTCCATATTGTACCTATCGGTAATTTTTCTGTGCCACAATCTGGACCTGCAATTCCGGTAATAGCTATACTGACACTGGCAGGACTTTTGTTTAGGGCACCATTAGCCATCGCGAGTACTATTTCTTCACTAACAGGACCATATTGGCTTAGAAGTGATGCGTCTACTCCTAACATTTCCTGTTTAGATAAATTCGAGTAAGTGATAAATCCACGATCAAACCAGGTGGATGCACCAGGTATACTAGTAATGGTTTGTGCGAGTTGTCCTCCTGTACAGGATTCGGCTGTAACTAATTTTAACTGGTGTTTTTTGAGTCTATCGCCAATTTCTTTGGCAAGCACATGAGTTTGAGAAAGTTTATAAGTCATATCTTTTCATAATAAGTGTAAAAAATTTTGAAACATCAAGATATAGTCGAACGGAATGAATCAATGGGTGCCTGTCTAGATGAATATCTAGTATTTTTGTAATTTTTTGTCAATTAAGTGTGCGTTATTCAAAATAATTTATTTTTTTGACGAACCAGCGCAAAAAGTTTTAAGCGTTTTTAATAAATTAATTGTATTGTATAATCTCAATTTGATTACTAAGAATTATAAAGTTGAATGCAATACAATTAAGCAACCTAATAATAACGAGGGAGTTTTCTATGCCGTTACTTTACGATAATTTTATAGAGGTTGATAATGAAGAGGCACAGGCTTTAACTGGAAGGCGCTCTTAATGATTATCTGGAATATTTCAACAATGAATCTAAAAGAACTAAATTACATTGTCTAGATTTGCTTTATAACAATGCAATAAAATTAGTTAAGGACAAATTAAAGCAAAAACTAGATGATATGTGTATGCATGAATCAATTGAACCTGACGAACTGACTTCGAACTTGGTGGGTCTAACGGTGCCGTAAGACAACCTAAATTAGACGGAGCCTCAGCTATATTGTTTAAAAGAATATCCGATGCAAATGAGTCTGCTTTAAAACGAAAAGTACCTAATATTTCTGCTGAGACACATCAAGCGATGGAAGTTGCTCATCATCTGTCCCTTAATTGATAACATTTCAAATCGTCGCTAGCAGGATTTTTACCATAGCTTGTCCGATCAATCTTTAAAATTGGCTTAACAGAATTTTTACTTATTCTAAGCTTAACCATTTTAAAAAAGAGATAAGAGAAAAGAAATTATGTATTAAAGCATAATCTTCCTTTTTAAAAAAAGGGAAGAAAAATGCTTGCTTAAGATTTAGTGTTTTTACAAGTAGCATTTTTAAATGAGGTTTGAGATAAGCTTTCATTTTTTTGAGTATCTGTTTATTTATCTTACGGTTATTAAATAATTATTATTGTAAATCGATGACTTTTACGGCAACATAGCCGATATTAATGCGTGAAAGAGTTAAGCTTAGGTAAATTATGGCCAAAGAAGATCAGATAGTGATGGAAGGTACGGTTGTTGAGACTTTACCTAATACCTTATTTAGGGTGGAATTAGAAAATGGGCATGTTATTAATGCCCATATTTCTGGACGTATGCGAAAAAGCTATATTCGTGTCCTTACTGGCGATAAGGTGAAAGTTGAAATGACACCCTATGATCTGAGCAAGGGCCGTATTATATTTCGTGGTAAAGGGTCCGAGCCGGATAAATCTAAGCCTAGCTAATAGGTGCTTGAGTTAGATTTTTATTCTGTGCAGGAGGCGTAATAATGCCCCTTTTTTCAGAAATTATTAATTGTAACTCATCATCGATACTTGTTAATATCAATTGACCGCCGTGCACTAAACGCCCAAAGAGTAGTTCATCAGCGATTGGTTTTTTGATCCTTTCTTGAATGAGTCGCATCATCGGGCGTGCCCCCATGTTTCTATCATAACCGTGCTTAGCTAACCAAACACGAGCAGGTTTGTCCACCGTCAAAGTGACATGTTTCTTTTCAAGTTGAGCTTCTAACTCCAGTAAATACTTATCAACTACTTGCGAGACGATAGATGCATTTAAATAATTAAAATAGATTGTTGCATCTAAACGATTGCGAAATTCAGGGGAAAATATTCGTTTGATAGCCTCTGAATTTTCAGCTTGATTCAAGTTAGGTGTAAAACCTATTTCTTGTCGACTAAGCTGTTCTGCTCCTGCATTACTGGTCATTACCAAAATAATATGACTAAAATCGGTCTTTCTACCATTGGTATCAGTTAAGTTACCATGATCCATGACTTGTAATAAGAGATTAAAAATATCTGGATGTGCTTTTTCAATTTCATCCAATAATAAAACAGCATGAGGATGTTTAGTCACTGCTTCGGTGAGTAAACCCCCTTGATCATAACCAATATAACCAGGAGGAGCCCCTATTAGACGAGACACACTATGTCTTTCCATATATTCAGACATATCAAAACGGAGTAATTCGATGCCCATAAGTTCTGCGAGTTGACGTGTAACTTCCGTTTTGCCCACACCCGTTGGTCCGGCGAAAAGAAAAGAGCCGATAGTTTTATTGGTTTCTCTTAAACCAGAGCGTGTCAATTTCATGGCAGCACAAAGATTTTCAATTGCCATATCTTGGCCAAATACGCGTGCCTTTAGTTTTGTTTCCAAGTGACGCAAACGACTTTTATCTGAGGCAGAAACATTTCGTGTAGGAATGCGTACCATCTTCGCTACAATTGCTTCAATTTCATGGATACCGATAACTTGTTTTCTTTTATGACGGGGTCGTAAGGCCTGATAAGCACCGGCCTCGTCAACGATATCAATTGCTTTATCTGGTAAGAAACGATCCGGTAAATAACGCGCTGCAAGTTCTACACTGGCACGTAAAGCAGTCATACGATATTTGACGTGATGGTGTTCTTCTAGTCTATCGCGCAATCCGCGTAAAATAGCAATCGTTTCTTCTAAATTGGGTTCAGGGACATCAATTTTTTGGAAACGTCGTGCTAAAGCACGATCTTTTTCAAAAATACTACGATATTCTTGATAAGTCGTTGCGCCGATACATTTTAATTCACCCGTCGTGAGTAAAGGCTTAATTAAGTTAGAAGCATCCATTACCCCGCCTGAGGCTGCACCAGCACCAATAACGACATGAATTTCATCAATAAAGAGTACTGATTGAGGTTCTTGTTTAAGTTGCGCCAATAAAGCCTTAAATCTTTTTTCAAAATCGCCACGATATTTGGTTCCAGCTAATAAACTACCAAGATCTAAAGAATAAATGGTGCTATTAGCTAGAACAGAGGGAACTCTTTTTTCAATTATTGCTTTAGCGAGCCCTTCTACAATCGCTGTTTTACCGACACCAGCTTCACCCACTAATAAAGGATTATTTTTACGACGGCGACAAAGAATTTGAATCACACGCGCTAATTCTTCTTCGCGACCAATTAAAGGATCAATTTTTCCAAGACGTGCTTTGCTATTTAAATTAATCGCATAAAGCTCTAATGGACTATTACCAGGACCTTCTATAGTGACTTCTTCTTCAGTTACAAACTGATTTAATTTTGGCTCCAAATTATCTTGTAATTTAGGTAGCCCTTGAGATATGTAATTCGATACATCTGAGCGTGTTACATTTTCACGACGTAAAAAATAAATAGCTTGGCTATCTTGTTCACCGAAGATAGCAGCTAAGATGTTAACGCCATGTACTTGGGTTTTCCCGCTGGATTGCACTTGAAAAATAGCGCGTTGTAAAACACGTTGAAATCCTAACGTGGGTTGTATATCAAGATTAGGATCAGCAGAAGGAAACAAAGGCGTTGTTGCTGCAATAAAATTACTAATCTCATTCTTAAGTCGATTTAAATTCGCTCCGCACGCTTTCAATGCGGCTACGGCAGAAGGTTCATCTAAAAGCGCTAATAATAGATGTTCAACCGTTAAATATTCATAACGTTTTTCACGGGCTTGTTTAAATATCGAATTTAAACTAACTTCAAGCTCTTTGCTAAACATGGTAGCCCTCCTTTTCGAATCGCATAAAAATCCGTGACTTCTCGCATAAAGTCGAGTTTCACTGTTGTTATACAAGCTGGGTAGTCCATGTTGAAAAAAATTATTTCCCTTTAATTTCAGCCTAGTCGAAATTTAGGGATTTGCGAGTTTGCGTAAAATTAAGCCTTTTAAATCCAGATAAAGGGGAAGTAGATTTCTTTGATACCTTGTAAGTATTTTATTAGGTGAATCAGATACTAAGATGGACGATTTTAAGAGGAAAATTGAAATTTTCCTCTTAACTTAGCAAAGGCTTATAAAATAGCTATTTTATAAGCTTGTAATAGAGGCCAACGTTTGTTTATTGCACATATAATCGACGATAGATTGAGCAAAATCAGAGCAACTTACTTCTTTGGCATCGTTCATTAAACGAGCGAAATCATAAGTGACCGTTTTGGCTTGTATGGCTGCTTCCATGCCTGTAATGATGCGATCAGCTGCTTCATTCCAACCCAAATGGCGTAGCATCATTTCTGCTGATAGGATCAGCGATCCGGGATTGACCTTATTTTGTCCTGCATACTTAGGCGCTGTGCCATGAGTTGCTTCAAACATAGCGACTTTGTCACTGAGGTTTGCGCCAGGGGCAATACCGATCCCACCGACTTGTGCGGCTAAAGCGTCTGAAACATAATCTCCATTCAGATTTAATGTCGCGATGACACTATATTCAGCGGGACGCAATAGGATTTGCTGTAAAAAAGCATCAGCGATAAAATCTTTAATAATGATCTCTTTTCCTGTTTTTGGATTTTTTAGGCGCATCCATGGTCCTCCATCGAGCAGTTCTGCACCAAATTGATCCTTTGCAATGGCATAACCCCAGTCTTTAAATGCGCCTTCGGTGAATTTCATGATATTGCCTTTATGTACCAAGGTTACTGAGGGCATATCTTGATCGATGGCGTACTGAATCGCGCGTTTGACTAACCGCTGTGTGCCTTCTTTCGATACAGGCTTAATACCGATGCCGCAGTGTTCAGGAAAGCGAATTTTTTTAACATTCATGTCATGTTGCAAGAAAGCAATTAATTTTTTGGCCTCTTTGCTATCGGCTTCCCATTCTATTCCTGCATAAATATCCTCAGAATTTTCTCTAAAAATGACCATGTTGACCTTTTCAGGTTCGCGAACCGGGCTAGGGACGCCTTTAAAATAGCGCACCGGGCGCAGACAAACATACAGATCCAACTGTTGGCGCAATGCCACATTTAAGGAACGAATTCCACCGCCCACCGGCGTAGTCAGTGGACCTTTGATAGAAACTACATAATCGCGCACCACAGAAAGTGTTTCTTCGGGTAACCAAACATCCGATCCATAAACCTGAGTTGCTTTTTCTCCAGCATAAATCTCCATCCAAGCAATTCGACGTTTATCGCCATAAGCGTTGCTAATGGCCGCATCGACGACAAGACGCATCGCGGGTGTGATATCCACACCGATACCATCACCTTCAATAAAAGGAATGATCGGTTGGTTGGGAACATTTAACGAATAATCCGGATTAACCGTTATTTTCTTGCCGGAACTTGGAATCTGAATATGTTGGTAAGACATGCGCGCTACTCCGCTTTTTTTTGAGATCGAATAAGATAATAGTTCGATCTCAATTTTACCGGATTTTATTCATTTGAGCGAGATTGCTTCGGAAAATCTTAAAAAAGAAGTGTCGGATTGTTTAAGTTAGATTGATTATCGACAATAGGTATCACATCGTTTTCCGGACAGGATAATTCTCGAAAGAAAGTTCGAGTATAGCGAGCAGGTTGATGAGAATGTTCGTTATTAAATTTTTTACTGAGTTTTTTATTGGAAGATAAGATAAGCTTTTCGGTGGAGGGTTTATTAGCGGATACTTTTAATTCTAGAGAATTAATAACAAGTGTCAAAGTATCGTAGTATTCTATAATTTTCTCGCTTTCCTTTACCAGCTCAGCTTGACTATAGAATTTAATAGAATGTGAGAAGCTGTTTTGAGCTTCTTTTAAACAGTATAGTTTTTCAGTCTCAGAAAGATTTTTAATTGAAAAACTTAATTTTTCTATCCTATCTAAAGCATCCTTGCCTGCTAAACTCGCTTTATATCTAATAAGCTCATTATTGTTAGAAGGATCCTTGAGCTTATAGTTTTCTATTTCTATTTGTTTAAGTTCGTCTAATAATTTTTTACAGTCGATCTGCTTATTTCCTTTACTTTTTTTAGCGGGTATAGAGAAAGTAGTGTCAGTTGAATTTTTTCTTTTACTAGCTTGAATTTGTGACAGTTTGTGTGATTCAGTTGTTTTTTCACATACAATTTCAGGTATTTTAGGCTGGCCAACGATTTCCGGTAATTTTTTCGTTGTTTCTTTATTAGATTTTATCCATTGAGATTCTGTTTTTATTCCATTAGTTTTAGTTTCGCGTGAAGGGGATAATCTTGTTAGTACTATCGTTAAATTTGAAAGATTTTCTTCAGGATTTTTATTATGAGATGAATCATCCGGAAATTCTTTCGGAGTGATTTCAAGTTTCTTTATTTGTTGTATTGTTTGATCTTTAAAGTTTGATAATCCAGCTTTATTATAAAAGTTTGCCGCTCCTTTAAAATAGTCTTCGGCCAGTTTTAATGATATTTGTTCTAAATATTTTGCAAAATTAAAATATGTATCGCCTAATAATCTATTCGAATTCCTTTTCCAGGAGCTTGAAAAATCATTGCGGTAGATTAATAATTTTTCATAGACATCATTAGTTTCTAAATTAATATTTTTTCTAAAATTTGGATCGTCAAAATCGTTCTTAAATTTTTGAAAATTTAATTCAACTTTTTTTAAATTTTTTATAAGTGAGTTTAGATCTTTTTCCGATGTTACATTATAATTTAAAGCATTAAAATCAGATTGAATGCAAGCTAATTCTGCTTCTAGATGATATACTTTAAAGAAATTTATGGGAAATTTTGAATTCTTAATGATAGTCTGAATTTCTGTATAATTTTTTTTGCATAATGGGAAACTCTCTACATGTTTGAATCGGTCGCTTTCAAATACGTTATTATAAATCTTATTGGCACGAGTTATAAGACTTCTTAAGGCGTTATGAAATTCTTCTTTATTAGAAGCCTGTTTTGCTTTAAGAAAGAATTTTTCATCTATTAAAATGGGCATGTTATGGGAGGTTTTTTGTGCGGGCATGTTGATAATCTCAAATGATTTTGAAATTGCTTTAAAATTTCAGTAAATTTAATTTTTTTGTTGGTTATAATTTAAAATCTACTATAAATAATTTTTCTTAACATAATATTAAGGGCTGCTAAAAATTCAATAAAAACTAAGAAAATTACCGGGAATTAAAAAAAGTAGAACATACCAATAAACGCTTAAAGCCCATAAACAGCTTGTATTTTTCCATAAATCACAACAAACTTATTCGCTTAATAAGCTCGGATGAGTATATACTTTAAATTTAAAGAGCTATTGAGTTGAGCAATGTTAGGTGATTTTTCTTTAGGCCAAAAAATAATACTTTGGGTCATTCCCTTACTATTCGCTATTACCGTCCATGAGACCGCACATGGTTGGGTTGCTGCAAAATGCGGAGACCCAACGGCTAAATTATTAGGTCGTTTAACCTTGAACCCTCTGAAGCATATCGATCCTATAGGCACAATTATTGTACCCGCCATTCTTTTTTCCCTCGGTGGTTTTATATTTGGTTGGGCTAAACCCGTGCCCATCACCTGGCAAAATCTAAGAAATCCGCGCCGTGATATGGCTTTAGTGGCTGCGGCAGGTCCTTTAGCGAATCTATTTATGGCCTTTTTATGGGTGGGCATCGCCAAAGTGGCGATGGCATTCGATAATTTCCCAATTATTTATATGGCACAGATTGGCGTGACAATAAATTTGGTATTAATGTTATTAAATCTGATTCCAATCCCACCTCTGGATGGCAGTCGTGTGCTGGCGAGTTTTTTGTCACCGCAAATGGCTTATCAGTTCAATAAATTAGAGGTATATGGTTTTCTTATTTTAGTGCTGTTATTAGCCAGTGGTATTTTAGGCAGGGTCTTAGGGCCGCTATTACAAGGATTATTATCGGTTTTCTTTAGATTTTTTGGTTTATAACGATTACACTGGCGCTATGACAGAACATAATCTTGCTACAACATTGGCCAATGCGCCTATTGCCACTGTACGTGGCCAACCGTTGATTCAGTTGCCTAGTGATCTATATATCCCACCACAAGCCCTAGAAGTACTTTTAGAGGCGTTTACAGGGCCTTTAGATCTACTTTTATATCTAATAAAAAAGCAAAATTTTGATATTTTAGATATTCCGGTTGCCGAAATAACACGCCAATATATGCAATATATTGAATTGATGCAGGTATTGGAAATTGAATTAGCTGCTGAATATTTGGTCATGGCGGCCATATTGACTGAAATTAAATCACGCTTACTTTTACCTAAGCCTGCTGAAACACCAACCAATGATGATGAAATGGATCCGCGTGCTGAACTCATTCGTCGTTTACAGGAGTATGAACGGACTAAACAAGCCGCACAAACACTAGAACAATTACCACGTTTAGGCCGGGATGTTTTTTTAGCGATGGCTGAAGCAGGCCTGCCGCCTGCCTCGGCAGAAAACCCTAGACAAGTCCCGCTCTTAGCTTTAGAGGAATTGGTAGAGGCTTTTCAAGCGGTTTTAGCTAGAGCTGCTTTAAAGAAACATCATGCGATTACTGAAGAACCGTTGTCGATTAAGGATCGTATGTCGCAAATTTTGCAGAAAATGACAATTCAAACCACTATTAAGTTTACGGAGTTGTTTAAATGTGAAGAAGGTCGCATGGGTGTGGTAGTGACTTTTATGGCTTTATTAGAATTATGGCGACAATCCTTAATTGAACTTTCACAAACCCAGCCTTTTGCAGAGATTGAAGTGCGGGGGGTATGATGTTTCAAAATAAAACAATAATAATAACTGGCGGAGCATCAGGAATAGGCGCGGCAACAGTCACGTTATTTAGTCGTGCAGGAGCAAACGTTTACATACTCGATAAAAAAAAGCCGACAGATTATTCATCACTGTCGATTCATTATTTAGAGTGTGATGTTTCGAATGCTGACCAGGTTAAGTCAGCTATTTATACCATTCTTCAGAAAAATCCAAAGATCGATTATCTTTTTTGTAATGCCGGTATACACTTATTTGCTAATATCGAAGATAGTTCTTTTGAAGCAATACAAAAAGTTTTTGCAACCAATTTATTAGGTACAATTTATTGTTTGCAACAAGTATTACCTAGTATGAAACAGCAAAGATTCGGATCGATCGTTTTAATGGCTTCGGATCAAGCATTTATTGCCAAAGAACAATGCGCTATTTATGGAGCGAGCAAAGCCGCTATTGCTCAATTAGCCAAAAGTACTGCACTAGATTATGCCCAATATGGAATCCGGGTTAATTGTGTTTGTCCCGGTACTATCGATACGCCCATGTATCAAGCAGTTTTAGAACAATTTCAGCAAAAAAGCGGCTTAAGTGTGTCATCAATTCGCGATCAGGTCGCAGAAAAATTACCCTTGCGACGAGTGGGAAAACCTGAGGAAGTGGCGCAAGTGGTTAGTTTCTTATGCAGTGAAGCCGCTTCTTTTATGACGGGTGCATTGGTCAATGTCGATGGCGGCTATACAATTCAGTAGAATACTCTGCGCAAATATATATTATTTAGCGATTTGTACGACAGCAGATTCGAGCAATTGGCTTAGATTGTCGCTCGCTTTAGCTGCAAAATGTACCGTTCCTTCGTGAGTAATAGGCTCATCACTTAGCCCAGCAGCTAAATTGGTTACTACGGATATTACAGCTACTTTTAAGCCGCAATGTCTGGCGACTATCACCTCAGGAATGGTGGACATTCCTACTACATCAGCGCCTAATTTTTGAAAAGCGCGTATTTCTGCAGGAGTTTCAAAATTAGGTCCTAAAACACTGATATAAATTCCCTCGTTTAAAGGAATAGATAGTTTTTTTGCAGTTTGTTGAATGATGTGTCGAATATCTGGATCATAAGCATCATCCATCGGGAAGAAACGTGGGCCAAATTCTTCATCATTAGGTCCAGTAAGAGGATTCATCGGATGGAAATTAATATGGTCTGAAATT
This window contains:
- a CDS encoding MFS transporter, whose translation is MKEKNTSLLLLILSLAVFGVITTELSIIGLLPQLMNQLNINAAEVGLLISAYALVVTITGPFITLLMLGLNKKLVLLSIMLLFVISNLVYAYTRDYHTMMLFRVLPALMHAPFFAVTLVVAANIVAPQYQASATAKVFAGIAVGLVLGVPLSAFIAVHASLTFAFLFGAVANGLALMSILLLMPSMPIAERISFGKQLSILRKGRLWLTISTVVFVFAAMFSSYSFIAKYLHDITNMNGTWISIMLMVFGVFGILGNFLFSALLQKNVDFTVIFYPILYIGVYLLIYSFGFSFSLMIGLTMLWGLLHSAGLIVSQTWLAGEAQETPEFANSLFVSFSNLGITVGTAIAGWFIIHFGTHNLVWVGILFAGLAFFSILSKIFIMSRARYQSPN
- a CDS encoding CinA family protein encodes the protein MTYKLSQTHVLAKEIGDRLKKHQLKLVTAESCTGGQLAQTITSIPGASTWFDRGFITYSNLSKQEMLGVDASLLSQYGPVSEEIVLAMANGALNKSPASVSIAITGIAGPDCGTEKLPIGTIWTAWIHKNVFSKTECQYYSGDRLIIRYAAVEFSLQTLFNLIK
- the infA gene encoding translation initiation factor IF-1; its protein translation is MAKEDQIVMEGTVVETLPNTLFRVELENGHVINAHISGRMRKSYIRVLTGDKVKVEMTPYDLSKGRIIFRGKGSEPDKSKPS
- the clpA gene encoding ATP-dependent Clp protease ATP-binding subunit ClpA; its protein translation is MFSKELEVSLNSIFKQAREKRYEYLTVEHLLLALLDEPSAVAALKACGANLNRLKNEISNFIAATTPLFPSADPNLDIQPTLGFQRVLQRAIFQVQSSGKTQVHGVNILAAIFGEQDSQAIYFLRRENVTRSDVSNYISQGLPKLQDNLEPKLNQFVTEEEVTIEGPGNSPLELYAINLNSKARLGKIDPLIGREEELARVIQILCRRRKNNPLLVGEAGVGKTAIVEGLAKAIIEKRVPSVLANSTIYSLDLGSLLAGTKYRGDFEKRFKALLAQLKQEPQSVLFIDEIHVVIGAGAASGGVMDASNLIKPLLTTGELKCIGATTYQEYRSIFEKDRALARRFQKIDVPEPNLEETIAILRGLRDRLEEHHHVKYRMTALRASVELAARYLPDRFLPDKAIDIVDEAGAYQALRPRHKRKQVIGIHEIEAIVAKMVRIPTRNVSASDKSRLRHLETKLKARVFGQDMAIENLCAAMKLTRSGLRETNKTIGSFLFAGPTGVGKTEVTRQLAELMGIELLRFDMSEYMERHSVSRLIGAPPGYIGYDQGGLLTEAVTKHPHAVLLLDEIEKAHPDIFNLLLQVMDHGNLTDTNGRKTDFSHIILVMTSNAGAEQLSRQEIGFTPNLNQAENSEAIKRIFSPEFRNRLDATIYFNYLNASIVSQVVDKYLLELEAQLEKKHVTLTVDKPARVWLAKHGYDRNMGARPMMRLIQERIKKPIADELLFGRLVHGGQLILTSIDDELQLIISEKRGIITPPAQNKNLTQAPIS
- the icd gene encoding NADP-dependent isocitrate dehydrogenase, encoding MSYQHIQIPSSGKKITVNPDYSLNVPNQPIIPFIEGDGIGVDITPAMRLVVDAAISNAYGDKRRIAWMEIYAGEKATQVYGSDVWLPEETLSVVRDYVVSIKGPLTTPVGGGIRSLNVALRQQLDLYVCLRPVRYFKGVPSPVREPEKVNMVIFRENSEDIYAGIEWEADSKEAKKLIAFLQHDMNVKKIRFPEHCGIGIKPVSKEGTQRLVKRAIQYAIDQDMPSVTLVHKGNIMKFTEGAFKDWGYAIAKDQFGAELLDGGPWMRLKNPKTGKEIIIKDFIADAFLQQILLRPAEYSVIATLNLNGDYVSDALAAQVGGIGIAPGANLSDKVAMFEATHGTAPKYAGQNKVNPGSLILSAEMMLRHLGWNEAADRIITGMEAAIQAKTVTYDFARLMNDAKEVSCSDFAQSIVDYMCNKQTLASITSL
- a CDS encoding site-2 protease family protein, which codes for MLGDFSLGQKIILWVIPLLFAITVHETAHGWVAAKCGDPTAKLLGRLTLNPLKHIDPIGTIIVPAILFSLGGFIFGWAKPVPITWQNLRNPRRDMALVAAAGPLANLFMAFLWVGIAKVAMAFDNFPIIYMAQIGVTINLVLMLLNLIPIPPLDGSRVLASFLSPQMAYQFNKLEVYGFLILVLLLASGILGRVLGPLLQGLLSVFFRFFGL
- a CDS encoding ScpA family protein — encoded protein: MTEHNLATTLANAPIATVRGQPLIQLPSDLYIPPQALEVLLEAFTGPLDLLLYLIKKQNFDILDIPVAEITRQYMQYIELMQVLEIELAAEYLVMAAILTEIKSRLLLPKPAETPTNDDEMDPRAELIRRLQEYERTKQAAQTLEQLPRLGRDVFLAMAEAGLPPASAENPRQVPLLALEELVEAFQAVLARAALKKHHAITEEPLSIKDRMSQILQKMTIQTTIKFTELFKCEEGRMGVVVTFMALLELWRQSLIELSQTQPFAEIEVRGV
- a CDS encoding SDR family oxidoreductase yields the protein MMFQNKTIIITGGASGIGAATVTLFSRAGANVYILDKKKPTDYSSLSIHYLECDVSNADQVKSAIYTILQKNPKIDYLFCNAGIHLFANIEDSSFEAIQKVFATNLLGTIYCLQQVLPSMKQQRFGSIVLMASDQAFIAKEQCAIYGASKAAIAQLAKSTALDYAQYGIRVNCVCPGTIDTPMYQAVLEQFQQKSGLSVSSIRDQVAEKLPLRRVGKPEEVAQVVSFLCSEAASFMTGALVNVDGGYTIQ
- a CDS encoding purine-nucleoside phosphorylase produces the protein MTTHVSPQQLAQSILKRRPDFQPKIGIVLGSGLADVADKLTDSISIPYAELPGFPVSSVIGHHGKMILGYINKIPVVCCQGRVHLYEGMQGKDFKIFIRTLKCLGCHTLIMTNAVGSLNENVKSGQLVLISDHINFHPMNPLTGPNDEEFGPRFFPMDDAYDPDIRHIIQQTAKKLSIPLNEGIYISVLGPNFETPAEIRAFQKLGADVVGMSTIPEVIVARHCGLKVAVISVVTNLAAGLSDEPITHEGTVHFAAKASDNLSQLLESAVVQIAK